Below is a window of Heptranchias perlo isolate sHepPer1 unplaced genomic scaffold, sHepPer1.hap1 HAP1_SCAFFOLD_1470, whole genome shotgun sequence DNA.
actgttaattctgtcccggattatcatttccaaaactttccccatcaccgaggttaaactgactggcctatagttgctgggtttatctttacaccctttttttgaacaaggttgtaacatttgcaattctccagtcctccggcaccatccccatatctaaggatgtctggaagattatggccagtacctgtgcaatttccccctttactttcctcagcatcctcgggtgcatcccatctggaccaggtgacttatctattttaagtacagcaagcctttctagtacctcttctttctcattttttagcccatccagtatcttaactatatcttcctttatcaagaatctggcagcatcttcttccttggtaaagaacaatgcgaagtactcatttagtacctcaggccatgtccactgcctccatgagtacataagaacataagtacataagaaattggagcaggagtaggccaatcggcccctcgagcctgctccgccattcaataagatcatggctgatctgatcccaaccacaaatctaaagaacacaagaagtaggagcaggacccggccacacagcccctgggccctctgcaccacccacagggcattgaccgatccgaactcagcttcatgtccaatttcctgcccgctccccataacccctaattccctttacttctagaaaactgtctatttctgttttaaatttatctaatgatgtagcttccacagcttcctggggcagcaaattccacagacctaccaccctctgagtgaagaagtttctcctcatctcagttttgaaagagcagccccttattctaagattatgccccctagttctagtttcacccatctttgggaacatccttactgcatccacccgatcaagccccttcacaatcttatatgtttcaataagatcgcctctcattcttctgaactccaatgagtagagtcccaatctactcaacctctcctcatatgtccgccccctcatccccgggattaaccgagtgaaccttctttgtactgcctcgagagcaagtatgtcttttcttaagtatggagaccaaaactgtatgcagtattccaggtgcggtctcaccaataccttatataactgcagcaatacctccctgtttttatattctatcccccaagcaataaaagccaacattccgttggctttcttgatcacctgctgcacctgcataccaactttttgattttcttgcactaggacccccagatccctttgtactgcagtactttccactttctcgccattaagataataacttgctctctgatttttcctgccaaagtgcataccctcacattttccaatattatattgcatctgccaaatctccgcccactcacccagcctgcctatatccccttgcaggttttttatgtcctcctcactctctactttccctcccatctttgtatcatctgcaaattttgatatgttgcactcggtcccctcctccaaatcgttaatatagattgtaaagagttggggacccagcaccgacccctgtggaacaccactggttactggttgccagtccgaaaatgaaccatttatcccaactctctgcttcctgttcgataaccaatcctccacccatgccagaatattacccccaatcccgttattttttatcttaagtaataatcttttatgtggcaccttgtcgaatgccttctggaagtctaaatacactatgtccactggttcccctttatccaccctgtacgttatatcctcaaagaactcaagcaaatttgtcagacatgacttccccttcataaagccatgctgactttgtcctattaaattatgcttatctaaatgttccgttactgtctccttaataatagactccaaaattttacccaccacagatgttaagctaactggcctataatttccagccttctgcctactaccctttttaaataacagtgttacattagcagttttccaatctgccgggacctctcctgagtccagggaattttggaaaactatcaccaaagcatccacaatccctactgccacttccctcaagaccctaggatggaagccatcaggtccaggggatttatccgccttgagtcccattattttactgagtaccatctcctgagtgattttaatcgtatttagctcctccccccgtagagtcccctgtttgtccagtgttgggatattcttagtgtcctctactgtaaagactgaaacaaaatatttgttcagcatttttgccatctccatgtttcccaccattaatttcccggtctcatcctctaagggacctacgtttgccttagccaccctttttctttttatataacgatagaaactcttgctatctgtttttatattttttgctgatttcttttcataatctaacttccctttcttaatcaatcctttagttactttttgctgtcttttgaagaattcccaatcttctatcctcccactaagtttggctaccttatatgtccttgtttttagtcggatactatccttgatttctttacttagccacggatggctgtcatttcttttacacccttttttcctcagtggaatatatttattttgaaagttgtaaaataactccctaaatgaacaccactgctcatgtaccgtcttaccctttaatctattttcccagtccactttaatcaattccgctctcataccatcatagtctcctttattcaagctcagtacgcttgtttgagaatcaaccttctcaccctctaattggatatggaattcaaccatgttgtggtcgctcgttccaaggggatccttaactgggacattattaattaatcctgactcattacacaggaccaggtccaaggttgcctgcccccttgtaggatcagttacatactgctcaagaaatccatccctgatgcactcaatgaactcgtcctcaaggctgctctgcccaatttgatttgtccagttaatatgataattaaaatcccccataattatggctgttcccttattacatgccccgactatttcctgattaatacttcttccagcagagttgcaactattaggaagcctatatactacgcccactaatgtttttttcccttattattccttatctccacccaaactgtttcattatcttgatgctttgtcccaatatcatttctctgtattacagtgattccttccttaattaacatagccaccccacctccccttccttcctgcctgtccttcctgattgttaaataccctggcatatttaattcccagtcgttgtcaccctgcagccatgtttctgtaatggccacaagatcatacccatacgtagttatttgtgccgttaactcgtccattttattacgaatgctacgtgcattcagataaagaactttcaaatctgttttgtgacgcttagttcctgctttttccttttttaacactttacctattactccataccttctgtcccttcctgttacgctttcctctctctccctgctcaggttcccaaccccctgccactttagtttaaaccctccccaacagcactagcaaacactcctcctaggacagcggtcccggccctgcccaggtgcagaccgtccggtttttactggtcccacctcccccagaaccgtttccagtgtcccaggaatttgaatccctcccccttgcaccattcctctagccacgtattcatttgaaatatcctcctatttctactctgactagcacgtggcactggcagcaatcctgagattactacctttgaggtcctattttttaatttacctcctaactccctatattctgcttttaggacctcatccccttttttacctatatcgttggtgcctatgtgcaccacgacagctggctgttcgccctccccctccaaaatgttctgtagccgctccgagacatccttgatccttgcaccagggaggcaacacaccatcctggagtctcggttgcggccgcagaaacgcctgtctattccccttacaattgagtcccctatcactatagctctgccactctttttcctcccagcctgtgcagcagagctacccgtggtgccaggaagttggctgctgctgccttcccctgataagtcattccccccaacagcatccaaagtggcatatctgtttgagagggggatggccacaggggacccctgcactacctgcctgcatctcttactcttcctggtggtcacccattcacttcctgcctgtataccctttacctgcggtgtgaccaactcgctaaatgtgctatccacgagtttctctgcatcgcggatgctccacagtgagtccacccgcagctccagctccgagatacgatcggtcagtagctgcaggtggacacacttcccgcacacatggtcagcagggacactggtagtgtccatgacttcccacatcttgcaggaggagcatatcacgggtgcgaggtctgctgccatgacttgccttagcttagttaccccttttaaattacgttgaaattagaaaatgttaactatactagggacctaggttcactaaaaaaaaaacactatctgctataaaacctgcagatcttccctttcttattactttacttacagtaaaatggtagaaatactcacctgaacctactcaccaatcagctgcctcccctgtgccgcgtcactttctgactggtgacgtcaccccgaactgccgttggtctgagtctcgctctcagagtaagctctggtctcgctctctccgcgctgtttatatccccgctctggtctcgctttctcccgccgctcaccgactgaactctcgctctctccgcgctgtttatatctccgctctggtctcgttctctcccgccgctcaccgactggactctcgctctctccgcgctgtttatatctccgctctggtctcgctctctcccgccgctcaccgactgaactctcgctctctccgcgctgtttttatccccgctctggtctcgctctttaccgccgctcaccgactggactctcgctctctccgcgctgtttttatccccgctctggtctcgctctttaccgccgctcaccgactggactctcgctctctccgcgctgtttttatccccgctctggtctcgctctctcccgccgctcaccgctctcaggtccactaccgctctgcaggaaaagcaaggcaaagcagcacctccttcccccacttcaccaaactcccacacgtaccgaactctcagcacactgtgttgtcctcacaccgtgctgagcacttggataaacatgaattgatcagagagagccagcatggatttgtaaagtgtaagtcaagtccaacgaaactagttgacctttttgaagatgtaactaacgtggtaaatgatggagtgtctatgggggctatgtgtatattgacttccagaggcattcgttaaggtttaacatcagagagtgttaacataaatgagaacatgtggaattcaaagcaacccattgacatggggagggagttggtttggaggtaggagacagagagtagggttaatggggatgtactcaaattgacaggatttgattagtggtgtcccccagggatctgtataaatgaggcagataagagagcggtatatccaggtttgttgacgacaccaagttaggtgacacagtgagtagtgtagatgggagcataaagttataaagggaaattgatagattcagtgagttggtaaaactgtgtcagatggaacttacatagaattacatcgaatgtacatcacagaaacaggcaattcggcccaactagactataccggtgtttatgctgcagacgagcctcctccaacccctcttcatctaacccgatgagcaaacccgaatattcctttctcctccatgtgtttatccagcttcaccgtaaatgcatccatgatattcgtcttaactactccttgtgggagagagctgcacattctaacgcctctctggataaatatgtttctcttgaatgccagattggatttattgatgactattatattcatggcccgaagttctgacgtccccactcccaaaagtacaaacaccttatctacatctgaccgatcaaacccttgcataatcttaaagtcctgtatcaggtcaccctcagccttctcttttctatacaaaagagccccagactgttcaaagtttcaatctggggaagtgtgagaccATCCACTTTTGCCctaagcaagataaatcagagtattttcaaaatggtgagaagccaggaactgtgggtgagcagagatacttcgggaaatcaggaagagttggcagacaggtgcaaaaaataattaaaatggctaatggaatgtcggcctttatctcaagggaactggaattcaaaagggtggaagttatgttagaattctataaactctgctaaggccacatttagagtacggcattcagtcctgggcaccagacctcaggaaggatatattggccttgcaggaggtgcagcgcagaaagaccagaatgataccggggctaaaatggttaaattatgaggacaggttgcgtggacaaggtttgtatttcctcgtgtatagaggattaagtggtgatgtaattcaggtgttgaaggtgattcaatgatccaatggtgggtgtgtgagttggtgctgaatcggtccccttcagtgaagagagggtcagcgggcgcctgacagacacggctcggaacgggactcgcttctctccggcggcagcggctggtttagagagatctctctgtctgctgctgttactccgcctcccgcactctgggagaaccgcggagctcggtcctcatttttctcttatggatccggctccatccgtttactgttgacgggagtgcgtctgataccaagtcagtcagaagcgggtgcaaatcacaacataggcacaggcccaaggactggggactggtttgatattgggtcctttttaagggaccggctgtagaatgtttgtataataataatgatcagaattaactttgatacaatgaagttttttgcagttatttcccatttccaccctcaccagttttatacagtaacaggtaacaatgtttgagggatgtgatgtccagtgttggtggaatcagtgtaatttaacttgatacattgaagaatctcttgtctatcccaggctctgacCTGAGGTCTAGACCCTCACCTGgtttaaaattggtcactcactgatataaataaaccagtaacaatcccgaaacctcagcggggatatttgttccgatacttaatgacggtcccaatttccactgaaattctcaatcagcaaatcccagaggctgtttcgggtttgacaaactgtgaaacagattgttttaaaagccggaaagagggaaaaactggtggttgatatgaagtgttatacattatctctttctgtttcagatttacaatttctctttgtgtgttactgacaggagaggctataacggagcccagtgactgggtcacgagctgcactgagtcattggcctgtgttacagaccggctcgttggacctgctcatttcgtgaactcgctggtgtctcagcacgtgtgatgactgagtgaatcccttcccacacacggagcaggtgaacagtctctcaaccaatgggcatgcattgatgtcagcagttcatttctgcttttaaagctcttctcacagtcactgcattaaaaggtcactcaatagtgtcaacaagttaatgtttcagaaggtgggatgatcgagtgaatctcttcccacacacggagcaggtgaaaagtctctccccagtgtgagtgcgtcgatgtctcagcagttcgtttctgattttaaatctcttcccacagtcagatcatttgaaggtctctcagtgtgaactcgctggtgtttcagcagggaggatgaccaagcgaatcccttcccacacactgagcaggagaacggcctctccgcagtgtgagtgcgttggtgtgtcagcagattaaatttgcttttatagctcttctcacagtcagaacatttaaaaggtctctcatcggagtgaactcgctggtgtctcagcaggttggatggccgagtgaatctcatcccacacaaggtgcaggtgaacggcctctccccagtgtgaactcgctggtgtttcagcagggtggatgacccagcgaatcccttcccatacacagagcaggagaacggcctctccccagtgtgagtgcgttggtgtgtcagcagattaaatttgcttttaaacctcttctcacagtcagaacatttaaaaggtctctcatcggagtgaactcgctggtgtctcagcaggatggatgaccgagtgaatctcatcccacacaaggtgcaggtgaacggcctctccccagtgtgggtgcattggtgtgtcagcagattacatttgcttttatacctcttcccacagtcataacatttaaaaggtctctcatcggagtgaacttgctggtgtgtaAGGAGGGTGGATGAcagtgtgaatctcttcccacacactgagcaggtgaacggcctctccccagtgtgaactcgctggtgtgtcaggaggtgagatgaccgagtgaatcccttcccacacacagagcagatgaacggtctctccccagtgtgagtgcgttggtgtttcagcagttcaattttgcttttaaacctcttctcacagtcagaacattgaaaaggcctctccccagtgtgaactcgctggtgtgtcagaagctcaggtgaccgagtgaatcccttcccacacacagagcagatgaacggcctctccccagtgtgagtgcgttggtgtatcagcagattacttttgcttttaaacctcttctcacagtcagaacatttaaaagatctctcatcagaatgaactcgctggtgtgtctggaggctggatgaccgagtgaatctcttcccacacacggagcaggtgaacggcctctccccagtgtgaactcgctggtgtgtcaggaggagggatgactgagtgaatcccttcccacacatggagcaggtgaacggcctctccccagtgtgaactcgctggtgtgtcaggaggagggatgactgagtgaatcccttcccacacacggagcaggagaacggcctctccccagtgtgggtacattggtgtgtcagcagattccttttgcatttaaaccttttctcacagtcagaacatttaaaaggtctctccccagtgtgaactcgctggtgtgtctggaggctggatgaaatagcgaatcccttcccacacacggagcaggtgaacggcctctcccccgtgtgagtgcgttggtgtatcagcagattaattttgcttttgaacctcatctcacagtcagaacatttaaaaggtctctcatcagagtgaactcgctggtgtgtctggaggctggatgaccgaatgaatcccttcccacacacggagcaggtgaacggcctctccccagtgtgactgcgtcgatgagtttccagctctgaagggtaattgaatcccttcccacagtccccacatttccacggtttctccatggtccgggtgtccttgtgtctctccaggttggacgatcagttgaagcctcgtccacccacagaacacgtgtacggtttctccccgctgtgaacggtgcgatgttttttctggctgtgtaactggttaaagctctttccacagtcagtgcactggaacactctcactcagtgtgtgtctcggtgcttttccactcacactgatgtttgaaatcttctcccacagacagaacagacaaatgtttctccttccacatttaaaggtcgatgatattcaggtcctgatgaatcgagtgactctgtcagatcttgacgtgatctttggtttgagtttccctctgcaaatcctcccctgtaaaaggagtttataaaagttatcactgtaattacaggatagaaattcagatcagataactttactttctatggaacattatttcctctctcattcctcaaagctgtaaatccccgtcccacacactctccctcctccctgtgctgaaatccaaacccatcgcatcatctttcagtggcccgaaaccataagtgaaagggtgagagaggaatgtgtgagtgagtgtgagagagtgagtgtgagagagtgagtgtgagagagtgagtgtgagagagtgagtgtgagagagtgagtgtgagagagtgagtgtgagcgagtgagtgtgagagagtgagtgtgagagagtgagtgtgagagagtgagtgtgagagagtgagtgtgagagagtgagtgtgagagagtgagtgtgagagagtgtgagtacagcagtgggctcggtgtggagaatgaagtggggcaggtggagcatgtttcagtggggcagcagtgatcataatctcattaggtttagaacagtaatggaaaaggacaggggacagtcaaatgtgaaaattcttaactggaggagggctaattccaatgagttaaaaagggatcttgtccaggtggattggtatcaaaaattggcaggcagaagagtaattgaacagtgggaggccttc
It encodes the following:
- the LOC137309104 gene encoding zinc finger protein 585A-like, which translates into the protein MEKPWKCGDCGKGFNYPSELETHRRSHTGERPFTCSVCGKGFIRSSSLQTHQRVHSDERPFKCSDCEMRFKSKINLLIHQRTHTGERPFTCSVCGKGFAISSSLQTHQRVHTGERPFKCSDCEKRFKCKRNLLTHQCTHTGERPFSCSVCGKGFTQSSLLLTHQRVHTGERPFTCSMCGKGFTQSSLLLTHQRVHTGERPFTCSVCGKRFTRSSSLQTHQRVHSDERSFKCSDCEKRFKSKSNLLIHQRTHTGERPFICSVCGKGFTRSPELLTHQRVHTGERPFQCSDCEKRFKSKIELLKHQRTHTGERPFICSVCGKGFTRSSHLLTHQRVHTGERPFTCSVCGKRFTLSSTLLTHQQVHSDERPFKCYDCGKRYKSKCNLLTHQCTHTGERPFTCTLCGMRFTRSSILLRHQRVHSDERPFKCSDCEKRFKSKFNLLTHQRTHTGERPFSCSVYGKGFAGSSTLLKHQRVHTGERPFTCTLCGMRFTRPSNLLRHQRVHSDERPFKCSDCEKSYKSKFNLLTHQRTHTAERPFSCSVCGKGFAWSSSLLKHQRVHTERPSNDLTVGRDLKSETNC